A window of the Bacillus sp. A301a_S52 genome harbors these coding sequences:
- a CDS encoding H-type small acid-soluble spore protein — protein MDKQRAEEIAHSPDMKHVTYNDTPIYIQHVDDVTNTARIFSLTQPENEFDVPVTSLIEENSTS, from the coding sequence ATGGACAAACAAAGGGCAGAGGAAATTGCTCACTCTCCAGACATGAAGCATGTGACTTACAATGACACCCCCATATATATTCAGCATGTTGATGACGTGACTAATACAGCTCGCATTTTCTCACTTACTCAACCAGAAAATGAATTCGATGTGCCTGTCACTAGCTTGATCGAAGAAAATTCAACTAGCTAA
- a CDS encoding H-type small acid-soluble spore protein, with protein METQRVKEIIEAPTMINVSFKGVPVYIESLDDSSRTAVVFPLDEMDHLQEVDIDGLVEEGP; from the coding sequence ATGGAGACACAGCGTGTAAAAGAAATTATCGAAGCACCTACCATGATTAATGTAAGTTTTAAAGGCGTTCCGGTCTACATTGAATCACTTGATGACAGTAGCCGCACAGCCGTCGTCTTTCCGCTAGATGAAATGGATCACCTGCAAGAAGTGGATATTGACGGCCTTGTTGAAGAAGGGCCTTAA
- a CDS encoding ferrous iron transport protein A, with protein sequence MVKENLCTVNPSVKCKIVSIPDLPMLACLGVHIGTELTVVVKNCWRGPVVIKLAGKREIAIDFHVASQIIVEEVGLRELSF encoded by the coding sequence GTGGTTAAAGAAAACTTATGCACCGTTAATCCATCGGTAAAATGCAAAATAGTAAGTATTCCTGACTTACCGATGTTGGCGTGTCTTGGTGTTCATATAGGGACAGAGCTGACTGTCGTGGTTAAAAATTGCTGGAGAGGACCGGTCGTTATAAAGCTAGCTGGGAAACGTGAGATAGCGATCGACTTTCACGTGGCATCACAAATCATTGTGGAAGAGGTGGGGCTACGTGAGCTGTCATTCTGA